From the Malassezia vespertilionis chromosome 5, complete sequence genome, the window GATATGGTCAGGCAAAACGGGATCGATATTATATCTGGCAAGTTTGGCAATCACAAGCAGTACCGGCCAGACCATGTAGTGCACTCGCCCGACCAAGTCAAGGGTCTGCAATTTGACTACATTGTGTGCACGTACAAGTGCGTCTCAGACATGCAGCCGAGCAGTGATGTGATCTATCCGTACCTTGAAAAAATGGACAGGGTGAAGCTGCCCTACATCGTCCTGATCCAGAACGGAGTCGATATCGAAAAAGGGGTGTATGACACGCTGGTCAACACGAACAACCCCCTTGCTCGCGCTATAATTAGTGGTGTGACTTGGGTTGCAACCACACTGCTGGGTGGTGGATCGCGAATCGAGCATGGAACACTAGAACGTTTGTGTCTCGGTTTGTACCCTGCGCCATTGCAGGCTCAAGTACCGAATGCCATTGCAGATGCCATTACATTACTGACGAGTACGATGCGCCAGggcggcagcagcgtggAAGATACAAATGACATCGCGAGTTTCCGCTGGAATAAAAGTATGTACAGTTTTTCTACTTACACTAGCGCTGTGGAATACGAGCTGGGGCGCACTTTCCACACTTGCTCGTGCACCACTCCGGGATATCCTCACTGCGGAAGCGTTGCCATACACGTCAGGCGTCGTTCGTGGCCTGATGCTCGAGGTCCTGGCAGTGGCACGCGCTGTTGGTTTGAACGAGCATCGCTTGCCGGCAAAACTGCTAGACGACACATACCGACTTGCGCTAATTGGGACGCCCGCAAAAGTTCGGCTTTCGCGCAACCCAGACACATTTTTCGATACCAAGGAAGACGCATTCCTTCCCGGCTATTTCAAGCCAAGTATCCTTGTCGATTTGGAACATGGACGCCCTATGGAATTAGATCCTATCTTCGGCAATATCGTCAAGCTCGGACGTAAGCACAACGTCGATACTCCTCGCTTGGACATGGTCCTTGCATCGCTTAAGCCAACGCAGCTACGCTTCATTTGTAATGCACGAGGCGAGCAGGCAGAGACACAGCAGTCGAACATTTACGATGCGCTTCCATCCCTCAACGTCACCGGCAATGCGCCGATTTTGTCATAAAACGTAGATTGTACGACACGTTGCTAGGGTATGTTACAATTACTGCGTCAGGGACCGTTACTAAGTCTTAAAGTAAACTGAATGGGAAATCTAACTTAAACTACAGCTCGCTTCGAAAGTGGCGGGCATTTATATACTCTCCCCCTTGCTTGACGTACACTCCTGCAAGGGGATACCATGAATGGCCAACCAATCTATCTTAACGCATAAAAGCCGATTTAGTTTTCTGGTCTCTGTAATATATAATTACCTAAGCATATACACGCTTATGCACTAATATGCTGTTTGGCTCAATAATATTTGCGTATAATCGTTGCTCGCTTCGCATCGTCTCCGTATTCAGAGATCCACCATTTACATGCGAGGAAAGATTGCTTAGCACGTTCAATCTGGCCAACAAAATGATACAGAAAAAGAAATCCATATTACTCAGTTTTAAAACATTAAATGTACTTCCAAAAATACACTCAAACCCTATCACGGCATTCCAAAAGAAGGTAAACAGACGCACTAGGGAAGCAATATAAAGGGCCGTAGCTTGGCATTATTGCAAGCATAACATTCATGTTCCGTCTCCTCCCCTTCGTGCTAGTTTGCTTGGTCTTGCAGTTTgtgagcgcctcgccgctCCTTCCTCGCGCCAACGTTCAACCTCCCGGTAAAGACACCTTTTATGAACCTGATAACGGTTGGGAAAACGAAGAGCCGGGCGCGATCCTCCGCACCCGCAAGGTTGAGCTTGCTTTCCTTCAAGAACTGAACTACAAGTACCACGAAGCTTACGAACTCCTTTACCGCACCACCGGTGCCTACGAAAAAGACCCCCTTACCACCGTAACCACCATTATTGTTCCCAACAATGCCAAGAAGGATATGCTTGTGGACTACAACGTGTACATCGATGCAAATGGTCCCCAGTGTGTTCCCTCGTAcacactgcgccgcggagGCCAGCTTGGTAACGATCTTGCCTTGACGTACCAGCAGTTGCTGTTTACCACGCTTCTGGACGAAGGTTACGTTTTGACCATCCCTGACTACCAAGGACCCAACCAAGGCTTTGCTGTTGGCCGCATGGAAGGTCGGATGGCGATTGATAGCGTGCGTGCGACTCTCAACTACGGCCGTCTTGGTCTCAGCAAGAACACCAAGGTTGTTGGTTACGGCTACTCTGGCGGTGCCATTGCTACCGGCTGGGCCGCCAGCCTGCAACCGAACTATGCACCCGAGTTGAACATGATGGGCTGGTCCATGGGAGGTACACCTGCCAACCTTACAGGCACTGTATTGAACCTTGACAAAGGCCGTGTTCGCTGGATTTGCCGTGGCTGGTGTAGTCGGTATCCTGGACTCGTACAAGTCCGTCAAGGAGTGGGTCGCAAGGGCGCATTACGAAAGAGGGCCAAAAGGCAATCGACTTTGCCAGGACACACTGCATGATTGATGTGCTTCTCAGGTACCCATTCAGGACACTGCAGTCGGATGCATTCGTCGAGGATGGCGCGAGGATTTTGTATGATCCAGCCATTACGAAGATTACGGATACTTTGGTCCTGGGTGTTAACGCGGATGAGGCGCCCAAGGCGCCCGTGTACATTTTCCATGGCCTGCATGACGAAGTTATTCCTTTTGGTGATGCGCTCACTGCCGCTAACCGCTGGGCTGACAATGGTGCCGACGTCAAGTTTGAAGAGCTGCAAGACCTCCTCATGGGCCACATTACCTCTGAGCTTACGAACCTCCCCAACGTGATCATGTTTATTAGGGATCGCATGCAAGGAAAGTCATTTCCTAGTGGGTTTACTCACACGCGCGTTGGCAACCCCCTGGAAGACCCCAATGTCATCGGGCAAGGCTTTGAGAGCTTGGTCAAGGTGATTGCTGGTTTCATCGAGAGCACCTTTGGCTTCGGTGACAAGAAGCTGATCAACAGGATCAAGCAAGAGAGCTAAATTGCTATATTAACTGCACTTTTATAAATTCACCTTTTTCCAACCCTGATGTTGATGTGCTTTTCCTCATTCACCAAAACTTCCGTATTGTGTAACTGCCATAATTGTTTCGTTTTAAAACTAGGCTCGTTGGTGCGACGGACTAGGCACAGCGGCCGCCGATGGAGTTGGAGCATTTTGTAATTTGTGATCTGTGCACAGTAATATTTCAACGTTTATTGTGCATGGGGATACCAGGACGATTGGAGTTAGTCTGGTGTGTTGCTAAACGTAAAGGATGTCATTGAGTTGAATATGAAAGAGTATTCTTATTTTGCAGAGTACACTGGACGTTGTATCGCACTGCCGCTTGCAGCCACTGTATACAAGCGTATCCAGAACAAAACTCGATATGTTGTCAAGTGGCAGAGGCTCGTTCCATAAATGATGTGTATTGTTTATTTTTACTTGTGTGCGTACCATGCTGGTGCTTTACGTCTGCTCAGATACTAAAATTCCTACCATTGCTGTTCCAATGATTGCGTCAAAATTCACCCATGCGTGTGTCGAAACTAGTGTTAGCCTTGCGCCCTGTGATACACATACAAAATAGACGAGTACCATCCCGCCCTGCGACACGCATCAAAGTATCAATTCCGCCTGGATGAAATCGTAAATACGGTGTGATATTGTACACTTTACCCAGAAGCACTGTCCACGCATCCTCCTTTGTATTGTGTTGTTTCAATTCGGAAGGGGGTATACGGAGCAGCGTCGTAACGCCGCCCCGAAGGTCCGTAGAGCTTTTAAGGCGTGCCCAATCCAAGGGACTACATCCGGGTGCGAGGGCTACCTTGGCACGAGCCACAGGCGCGTCCAAGCGCGAGGAAGTCTGTTTTGGTGGCGCCCGCAGTGAGCCGAGCGTACTTTTTGGCCCCGAGGGTACTTGCAATGAAGAAGCACTGCGCGGTCCACCCAGGCTTGATGGAGGCGTTTTTTTTATTTGTCGTTGAGCACTGTCTAGCGCCGGAAATACTGGTGGCTTGTCGCAGTCCATCGCTATTTTGAATGCTGGCCTGGTACTCCGTAGTGCTGGCACCTCCTCCGAGTCATCCATAGGTTGGTCGATCACTAGAACATCTTGTACTGACAGAGATAGCATTTCATTCTCGCCTGCTCCATAGTCTTGTATAGATGGGTCCAGCGCCTCAGTTGCGTGTTGTTGCATACCACGATTGCTTCTGCGAAAAAACCAACACTGCGAGTTCCACGCGCAATGTGGAGTCGAGAAAAAATATGGCACTGCCCAGCTTTCTTCTGATTTCCAACTGATCATGGCTCCCAACCTGCGATATATTTCATCCGACACGGCCGCATTGATCAAGTTCCCTTTCAGCGGTGGACAGCCACGCAATGGCGTAGAGTTTGGTCCTGATGCACTGGTTGCTGCTGGTCTCCCTGAGCAATTGGAGAGTCTTGGCTGGAAAGTGGTGCAGGACGATTCAATTGATTGGGACGAGGTGAACAACGTTGCACGGAACGACGTTTCCATTGATACACTCAAGAATCCTCGCTCTGTATCTTTGGCAAGCGAGAaacttgctgctgctgtggAGAAGCATGCAAAGGCTGGCTCGCTGCCTGTGACACTTGGCGGCGACCATAGTCTTGGCATTGGCTCGATGATCGGCGTCGCTCGTGCACATCCTGGTGCTGCGGTCATTTGGGTTGACGCACACTCGGACATCAACACACCCAATACCACTCCGTCGGGCAACTTGCATGGTTGCCCTGTTGCATTTGCATTGGGTCTTGACGGTGCTTACATGGCCCCATTCAAAGACTGGCTGCCGAACCCGCCCGTGAACTCGCCGAACCGCCTGGTGTACATTGGATTGCGCGATGTCGACGAGGGTGAGCGCAAGATTCTCAAGGACTTGAATATCAAGGTGTTTTCGATGCACCATGTGGACAAGTACGGCATCGGCAAGGTTGTCGACATGGCTCTCGACCATATTAACAACAACACGAACCGCCGTGATCGACCCATCCATTTGTCGTTCGACGTAGATGCCATGGACCCTACTGTTGCGCCCAGCACAGGTACGCCCGTTCGTGGCGGCCTAACATTTCGCGAGGGACACTACATCTGCGAGGCATTGTACGAGACTGGCGCACTTGTTGCTATGGACATGGTGGAGGTCAACCCAATGCTGGAGCCTAAGTGTGCCGAGGCGACGATCGCTGTCGGTTGCTCCCTTGTCCGTGCCGGCCTAGGTGAATCGCTTTTGTGTTAGTCTATGAGGGTATCTAGGTATGCAAAGGGTAATCCGTGAACGAGTATAACAGGCTTGCTCCACTAGTCGTGACTGGCCGTTGAAGGGCTGTGCATGGACACGCCCGGGGGATTGATTGATGTTTTGAGaacacgccgcgccttggtctTTGGCTTCGGCGCCTTGGTATTTTCTGTAAGATAAAATTGCCTCAAAATCATAATTGCGTCCTCGCGGCGGTATCCACCGAAAGACGCATATGGAGGGTTATTACGTAGGTATTCGCTAGCGTAAGCTGTGAATGAAGGCGTACCTCGACTGGATTGGGAGGACTGTTCCATTGCCTCCAAACCGTTCATTCCCTGCACCGAATACAACACGCTTAATGCCAATTTGGCGCAACGCCGAAGCACACATCAAGCACGGCTCGATTGTCACGTACAgtgtcgtgcgcagcataGGATTATCGCCAGGAGGTCCGTCGTGCGGCCTCGTACCAAAATCGGGGTCCGATGGTGACTGGTCCTGTAAAATTTCGTCGATTGCCTCTAGCTCGGCATGTCGCGTCGCCTACAATCAGCATACATCCCAACGCAACCCACATTCAAAAGTTCATTCGTGCGGTTACGTCCTTTCGCAATGGCGCGGCTGTCCTGGACAAATACGCACCCCACGGGCACTTCCCCGTGGTCGAATGCATCCTGTGCCATATCCAGCGCTATTTGCATCCATGTCAAGTCCTCCTCGCTTTGCTCCTCTCTCGGCACATACACGGCACACCCCACGGTCGCCGCCATAGTGGAGGCGTGTTTAGCAAGAAAAGTGTGGCTTTATTTTTTTGTCCTCCTGCGGTCGCTGCAGATTTGCAGAAAGCGGGATGAATTCGGCCATTACGAATGGATGGAACAAGCAACGCACACAAATATCTTTGAAcgctcctgctcctgcgcagCCGCCACCAGGTtcggcagcagcagcagcagtgGCTacgcgagcagctgctaAAGCAGCGAACCAAGACGGGCCTGCCGAAGATTCATCCAGGAGCGGGAAACGCAAatcgcgcttgtcgcggGCCGAGTCaatcaagcgcggcaagatgCTGCGATCAAATGAAGGCCGTGCCACGGCCGAGCAATATATGCCTCCGAATTCACGATTGCGGGATATTGGCGGTGCATCGGTCGCGATTGCGaaagcgctcgagctgaTTGCGATGCCATTGTGCCATCCAGAGATCTATTTGTATACGGGCGTGACGCCCCCGCGTGGTGTTCTATTTCACGGACCACCAGGGTGTGGTAAGACGATGATggccggcgcgctggcagGCGAGCTCAACGTGCCGTTCCTCTCGAtcagcgcgccgtcgatcGTGTCCGGCACATCCGGTGAATCGGAAAAGACGTTGCGGGATACATTTGAGGAGGCACAAAGGATAGCGCCGTGCATCATGTTCATCGACGAAATCGATGCCATTACCCCGAAGCGCGACACTGCTCAGCGCGaaatggagcgccgcattgtCGCACAACTGCTCACCTGTATGGATACTCTTGCGTGGGAAAAAGGGACAGGAAGCCCTGTCATTATTCTCGGTGCGACGAATCGGCCCGACGCACTCGACCCAGCCCTGCGGCGTGCAGGCCGCTTTGATCATGAGATCGCAATGGGTGTACCAGACGAGACGGGCCGTGAACAAATCCtgcgcgtgctgtgcgAGAAACTGCGCATTGCAGGCGACTTTGATCTACGCTACCTGGCAAAGCGCACGCCTGGCTACGTAGGCGCCGATCTTACCTCGCTTACCGCGGCAGCAGGGATCATTGCCGTAAAGCGCATCTTTCAGGACCTATCCAAGGATGCGGCCCCATTGACAAACGAGGCGCCTGGCACGAACAATATGATGGAGTGCGAGACGGACGCGCCTGCTGAACCGAATACGGTGGAGCCTGTTGAAGAAAGCGCAGGGGAGGCAAAGCCTGAAGGAAAACCCTCCGAAGCCGAGTCCAAAGGCGTAATTGCTTCAGCAGGCTTTTTCGAAGCGCTTCCTGACGCTGTGCGCCACACTTCCATCGCCACATTTCTCGAGCGCTTTCCCGACCCTCTTCCGGAGTCGCAGTTGATGCGCTTAGCAATCATAAACCAGGACTTCGTGGATGCACTCGGTGTTGTTCAGCCGTccagcaagcgcgaggGCTTTGCGACAGTACCGGACGTTACATGGGACGGCATTGGCGCTTTGCACAATATTCGCGAAGAGCTAAGCATGGCGATTGTCCAGCCGATCCGGCGCCCCGAGTTGTTCCATGCACTCGGCGTGGATGCCAGTTCAGGAGTTTTGCTGTGGGGACCGCCCGGGTGTGGAAAGACACTGTTGGCCAAGGCTGTAGCAAACGAGAGTTGCGCCAACTTTATCAGCGTCAAAGGGCCCGAGCTGCTGAACAAGTACGTTGGTGAGAGCGAAAAGGCAGTGCGCCAAGTGTTttcacgcgcgcgcgcatcgtctcCGTGTGTCATTTTCTTTGATGAGCTGGATGCGTTGGTCCCTAGACGCGATGATACATTGTCCGAggcgtctgcgcgcgtAGTCAATACACTGCTCACCGAGCTGGACGGTTTGGAATCGCGTGTACAGACGTACGTAATTGCGGCGACAAATCGCCCTGATATGATTGATCCCGCCATGTGCCGCCCGGGTCGTCTGGACAGGCTTTTGTATGTCGATCTGCCTTCTGCTTCAGAGCGGCTAGATATCCTCCAAACCATAACGAAAAAGACGCCGCTCGCTATCGAGCCGGATCCCACTGCATGCGGCAATAGGAGCGCGGTCGATCTCGCTGCAATTGCCGAAGATTGCCGAGCGGATGGATTCAGTGGTGCAGACCTCGCTGCACTGGTCCGTGAGGCTGCCGTCAATGCCTTGCGTGAAAATATTGCCAATCCGCTGCACTACTCAGACGACACTGCGATACCGGAGCGTCTCTCTATTTACCAACAGCATTTTATGGATGCATTCAACCGCGTCCTTCCTAGCGTCAACAAGgaacagcggcgcaagtaCGAAGCcctccgcggcgagctgtttGCTAGCGCGTCTGTGCGCTAGCGCTCCCTTTGTAACATGTTATATAGCCTACTAGGAAATATACCACGCCTCCAGCCACCGTCCCCGACGACTTGCCTCGTGCGCACCAGGAAACATGCCTGCGTATCACTCGTCGTACAATGACGAGCCCAATGTGCGGCAGATTGCATCCATTTTAATTCTTCCCTTGAATACGCGTAGTCGTGgccctgcgccgcctccaGGTACGTGCTCCGGCATATGCTGACGCCAGTCGATCCTTCGCGCCCCGACATTGTGGACGAGTCCCTTGACTTGTTCCGTGCCAACTCACTCTTCCGCAACTTTGAGATCAagggcggcggcgatcGTGTATGTGCTACAGGCGGAACACTTACGCCAGATGCTGATTTACCTTATCCTGTTTATTTCCGATTGTctctcgcgcatcgctgcgtCCCAGATGAGCAAAAGCGAGGCAAGCAAGCAGCTTGCATCGCATGCTGTCGATGGGTTTGCATTGCCGGGCGACGCCAACTTTCCTTTGAGCTCGTTGTATTCCGTGCCGGCGAGCCGTAGCGACGCAGGTATGTGATTACCGAATGCTTACCACAGACTTTCTCCGCCAGTACTTGACGCAGGCGCGTCAGGAGACGGTGACGCGGCTACTCGATAAGATCTACATTGACAATGTTCCAAGTCGTTGGTGGCTCGCATTCACCAAGCGAAAGTTTATGGGCAAAAGCCTGACTTCATAACCAAGCATCGTACCATGTTGATAGCAGAACAGATTCTATATCCACTACGAGGAAgccgcggcagcggcagtCTCGGAGTTTTGTGGCTCTTGTTGCGTAGAAgcatccagcgcctcgagtGCACTGTTTGCGCGTGTCTGCGACTGTGTAGTTTTGATAGTAGTAATGAGCGTCTGGATGCTCTTTTGCCAttgcacgaggcgctcctcgagcgcctccCATTGCGGCTTTTCAAACGTGCGGTGGGTCGAGCGGTAGACACGGAACGACTGCTTCACCTGGGAAAGTTTACCGGACACAAGTCCTGCGCGGATCACGTCTATGACCCAAGACTCAACCTCGGCAATATCGACACCAAGCACTTCAGCAATGCCCTGGTAGCTGACCTCAGACGATacactgcgcgcacacaATGTCGCCAAGTCCAAGAggcgcatcttgcgctCAAGATCCTGCAAGTCCAAATGGAATCGTTCAATGCTTGCTTTGCCATCTGCAGACTG encodes:
- the RIX7 gene encoding Ribosome biogenesis ATPase rix7 (BUSCO:EOG09261YV6; COG:O; EggNog:ENOG503NXC3); this encodes MPPNSRLRDIGGASVAIAKALELIAMPLCHPEIYLYTGVTPPRGVLFHGPPGCGKTMMAGALAGELNVPFLSISAPSIVSGTSGESEKTLRDTFEEAQRIAPCIMFIDEIDAITPKRDTAQREMERRIVAQLLTCMDTLAWEKGTGSPVIILGATNRPDALDPALRRAGRFDHEIAMGVPDETGREQILRVLCEKLRIAGDFDLRYLAKRTPGYVGADLTSLTAAAGIIAVKRIFQDLSKDAAPLTNEAPGTNNMMECETDAPAEPNTVEPVEESAGEAKPEGKPSEAESKGVIASAGFFEALPDAVRHTSIATFLERFPDPLPESQLMRLAIINQDFVDALGVVQPSSKREGFATVPDVTWDGIGALHNIREELSMAIVQPIRRPELFHALGVDASSGVLLWGPPGCGKTLLAKAVANESCANFISVKGPELLNKYVGESEKAVRQVFSRARASSPCVIFFDELDALVPRRDDTLSEASARVVNTLLTELDGLESRVQTYVIAATNRPDMIDPAMCRPGRLDRLLYVDLPSASERLDILQTITKKTPLAIEPDPTACGNRSAVDLAAIAEDCRADGFSGADLAALVREAAVNALRENIANPLHYSDDTAIPERLSIYQQHFMDAFNRVLPSVNKEQRRKYEALRGELFASASVR
- the CAR1 gene encoding arginase (EggNog:ENOG503NU9J; COG:E; BUSCO:EOG09263E87), translated to MAPNLRYISSDTAALIKFPFSGGQPRNGVEFGPDALVAAGLPEQLESLGWKVVQDDSIDWDEVNNVARNDVSIDTLKNPRSVSLASEKLAAAVEKHAKAGSLPVTLGGDHSLGIGSMIGVARAHPGAAVIWVDAHSDINTPNTTPSGNLHGCPVAFALGLDGAYMAPFKDWLPNPPVNSPNRLVYIGLRDVDEGERKILKDLNIKVFSMHHVDKYGIGKVVDMALDHINNNTNRRDRPIHLSFDVDAMDPTVAPSTGTPVRGGLTFREGHYICEALYETGALVAMDMVEVNPMLEPKCAEATIAVGCSLVRAGLGESLLC
- a CDS encoding uncharacterized protein (COG:O; SECRETED:SignalP(1-19); EggNog:ENOG503P0JM) translates to MFRLLPFVLVCLVLQFVSASPLLPRANVQPPGKDTFYEPDNGWENEEPGAILRTRKVELAFLQELNYKYHEAYELLYRTTGAYEKDPLTTVTTIIVPNNAKKDMLVDYNVYIDANGPQCVPSYTLRRGGQLGNDLALTYQQLLFTTLLDEGYVLTIPDYQGPNQGFAVGRMEGRMAIDSVRATLNYGRLGLSKNTKVVGYGYSGGAIATGWAASLQPNYAPELNMMGWSMGGTPANLTGTVLNLDKGRVRWICRGWCSRSGSQGRITKEGQKAIDFARTHCMIDVLLRYPFRTLQSDAFVEDGARILYDPAITKITDTLVLGVNADEAPKAPVYIFHGLHDEVIPFGDALTAANRWADNGADVKFEELQDLLMGHITSELTNLPNVIMFIRDRMQGKSFPSGFTHTRVGNPLEDPNVIGQGFESLVKVIAGFIESTFGFGDKKLINRIKQES
- the ARC18 gene encoding subunit of the Arp2/3 complex (TransMembrane:1 (o70-87i); COG:Z; BUSCO:EOG09264S3E; EggNog:ENOG503P3AM), encoding MPAYHSSYNDEPNVRQIASILILPLNTRSRGPAPPPVDPSRPDIVDESLDLFRANSLFRNFEIKGGGDRMLIYLILFISDCLSRIAASQMSKSEASKQLASHAVDGFALPGDANFPLSSLYSVPASRSDADFLRQYLTQARQETVTRLLDKIYIDNVPSRWWLAFTKRKFMGKSLTS
- a CDS encoding 2-dehydropantoate 2-reductase (EggNog:ENOG503NW7C; COG:E); this translates as MTTSAPRALVLGFGGVGVLYAYILHRGGAHVTAVCRSNYDMVRQNGIDIISGKFGNHKQYRPDHVVHSPDQVKGLQFDYIVCTYKCVSDMQPSSDVIYPYLEKMDRVKLPYIVLIQNGVDIEKGVYDTLVNTNNPLARAIISGVTWVATTLLGGGSRIEHGTLERLCLGLYPAPLQAQVPNAIADAITLLTSTMRQGGSSVEDTNDIASFRWNKTLWNTSWGALSTLARAPLRDILTAEALPYTSGVVRGLMLEVLAVARAVGLNEHRLPAKLLDDTYRLALIGTPAKVRLSRNPDTFFDTKEDAFLPGYFKPSILVDLEHGRPMELDPIFGNIVKLGRKHNVDTPRLDMVLASLKPTQLRFICNARGEQAETQQSNIYDALPSLNVTGNAPILS